The Coffea arabica cultivar ET-39 chromosome 2c, Coffea Arabica ET-39 HiFi, whole genome shotgun sequence genome includes the window TCTTTTCCTCCATATTCAGCTTGGTCTTAGAGTAATTCTGGGTATTTATAATTTAGTTGGGAGAGATTTATTCTCCTAGCTGTTAATGGAAAAAACTTAGTAGTAGCCGCATAaatattggttttttttttctttctttctattttttcctctctcttggttgtACTTTTTAACTTGCTGAATTAGGACATCTACCCCCTACCATCAGACCATACTTCTATATGATTGAATCTTGATGTTTACGTCTTTCATTCACCAAACATGCCATAATTACTTTACTAGTTGTTCTTGGCTAGGGTTCTGAGGAATGTCTTAGCAATTTCTTTATAAGGTCTCTTGTGGTGTGGTATCAGCTATTTGATCTCATAGTGCTGAATCAAGGagcttcattttctttctaGTCTGTGCGACAACTTGTGTATATGAATCTCAAGCAGATCTCTTGTTTATTGTTATAATCTCATGAACATGGTGGTGGAAGAGCTGATATCTCTGCCTGTTCCTACCACACCATCTCCGGTCCTCAATGGATCTGCTTGTGTATTTTATTGTAAAACAGAGCTTTTCTATAGCTTCTCGAGCACTGATGCTTATTTAATGAAATTGCAATCCTTTTTGTCCCAATTTTCCTCATATTGGTATATGGATGTAATTAGGAGTCGATCTTTCGCTTGTTTTGTTGTGGTGTGctttcttctttaattttcctGATCTGTGTCTTTGTGGGAGCTTAACAGATGAGGGGAGTTGAAAAACAAAGCAGGATATAGTTAATTTGGTCATAGCTGTTtcttaaatttgggatagaatgtgggtttttttttttttttttaatttccaaTTCCTCCAAAAATCTGCAGTCCCATGTCTGCCACAAAGCTAAAAAGCTTCAGTGaatcttttcctttattctgTCTATACTTGAaagatttattatttttctgAAGCTTCTTGTGTTAAACAATTCTGTTTTGGGTGGGAAGGTGTTTTACGTTCATATCAAGGTGTGTGAGTCCAGACTTGTGTTATATACAGTTTTACGTATGCATTGTCATTCTCTTTTCTTACTCTTAAGAACAATGTGGAGTTGGATCCCGAGGAGTATGCTCGTCATGATGTGCAAGTGTCCATCCAGAACAATGTTACATCTGGCACTAATTTAACAGAAAGGTGTGATAGCGATCAAGCAAAATCTAGTGACCAAGTGAGCAAATTAAAATCAGATGACAAAGTTCAGGCATCTAGCCTGTATCTTGTTGATGGTAACTTACAGGTTTGTTCTGTACCACAGcttttgctttatttatttacttttaaaatcTTGGGCCTCACATTCTATTTTGATTATCTCTTTCTGTTTCCTTGCAGAAGGCAAGTCTGAGTAATCCAAGTTTGTTGAATGGTTTGGACAAGTTAAACATGATGGGGAATAACATGGATTTGCAGTCACTGCTGGAGTATGAGGAGTTGCAAGATAAGGAAATAGAGGATGCACAAGAGCATCGGCGCCGATGTGAAATAGAAGAAAGAAATGCACTTATGGCTTATCGGAAGGCCCAGAGAGCCTTGATTGAAGCTAATGCGAGATGCTCTCAACTCTACAGTAAAAGGGAATTATACTCGGCACAGCTTCGATCTCTCATGATGGAGAACCCAAATTTGGTTGTCTCCCTAAGACAGCATGATCAGGTAGAAACCCAATTGGATTCTTCTAATTATGTTTCTGATGTTAATGAGCATCAAATACCCGCATCCAGCCATCAAGTGCACACTGGATCTGATATTAATGGCATACGTGGTTATGATAGTAATGTACCTCCTGCAAACGATCACTATCAGAACCTGTCTAATATGCATGTGAGTGGGCAGAACTTGGTATCTGATCCTTGCTCCAAGCGTGAGGGAAGTCCTTCAGAGGGTCACAAGCAACCTGTGTCAAATGGTGTCTGCTCCCCTTCTGGTGATTTAAGTCAGTCATCTTATCAGGAAGGTGAGATATTTGAATTTAACCATAAATCTgctcaagaaaatatagaatcTGAAAGAACATCAGAATTCAACAAAGATAGGGAAAAGGACATCTATGAGGAGTCTGAAAGACAACCACCATTTGATAGTTCTCAGGACTGTTTTCTTCTTGAAGCGTCATTAAGGTCACAGCTCTTTGAAAAGCTAAAGacaaaaaaattgccaaaaaaggGGACAACCCAGGGCACGGAAGATTTAGTtgaaagaaatgatgaaaatgatgacaGTAGACAGATGATGGAGACTGATACTGCAGATGTACCATTGTCTGAGGCAGAGAATGGCAAACATTCAGATTATGAAGGTAATATTTCTTCTTGAGGATTTACCTGTTTGTCCTGTGATCCTTTCTCAATAGTTCTGGGTAGAGCATTAAAGAAGTCCAAAGTCATGAGAATGGAAATTTTATCTTACTGTAAGGAACTCCAGAGTACACCTGCTACTTTGTTCTTTTGCAAATGTTCTATTTATTGCTATTTGTCATTCCATTGTGTAGATTTATTTTTTGACTTGACTCTCTAATTAAATCTTGGATAAATAGTGAAGAAATCTATTTGTGCAGTCACCACCTCTCTCTCCAGTAAACGTTGTTTTCGATGCTGTATGACAAACTCGCTTTCATCTGATTGGAAGCCAATTATGTGACTTGCACCGTGCGGAGACtctcttccccctccccctctcctTTTGATATGTCTACCAAGTGGAGACTTCGATGATCCATTTTGTCTCAGATGTTTGTAATTGTACATGTTGACTCTTGCTGTCATGTATCCTGGTTTATGATCTTTATTTTTGTAACTTGATATTTTCTGTGATTTTACAATTTCTCCTTTTGGTACAGATtatagcaaggaagaaagatgTCCTGAACTACCAGTCCAGATTAACAACCAGTTTGATATTCCGCATTCAGAGCATGCATCTTCCTCCCAAGATGTTTGTATGGGTAGTTGTATTTCTCTGGGAAGTCAAGAATTTAAAACCTCTGGCACTTTTCTCTTGCCGTCAATGAAGAGTGCATTTAGTGCCCTGAAGTTCATAGAACTTTGCAGTGTGCTAGAGTCCAATAATGCAAGTAGAGGTATGCTCATATCCGATGTTGATGAGGAGAATGAGGATAACTGGGTCACTTGTAAAAGCAAGCCTAGTATATCAAACTTGGATTTGCCTGAAACTTCAATCGACTTATTTGTTGGACAAAGTGGGTATTACTCCTGCAATCTAGCTATTGACCCATTCTGGCCACTTTGTATGTATGAACTCCGAGGAAGATGCAACAACAGTGAGTGTTCTTGGCAGCATGTTAGAGACTACTGCTGTGACAACATGAAACATGATAGTACTGATTATTCTGGTAATGTTAAGTTCGCTTAATCTCTAATATGAATCATGAAATTCTTTTTTATACAAtgtctgtttttcttttgtagTTGTTCAGGTCAGAAGACAATCACCCAGGGAACAATTTGACGGTGCTATGGTGCGTAGGAAGTCTCTGAATCACGTTGATTTAGCTGCCCCTACTTATGTTGTCAGCTTAGACATTCTGAAACCTGATTCACAATCATTTATACCTACTTCATCTCAAGGTTATGGACAATGCTGGGGGAAGTGTTTCAGTGCTTTCTTGGTTTTGTCTAGTTTGTGTCCGATGGTTTCACAATCAAATGAGCCATTTTTGCATGGCACTCAAGCTCGTATAGAGGTCCACTGTAGCTGGAATAGACAGACATCTTATTTTAACAACAGAAATGGGACACTGGTTTGTCAAAGAATCCTTTCCTTCTTTGGGTAGTTTGTTTATGAGTCCTCATCCTTGTGGCTTCcaatttcatttacttgattgtTGAATTACTGCCGGCCTTTTGGCTTTGAGGTGGAATGCTTATTTTCATGGAGTTGATCTTTTGGATAGGAAAGTATAGGAATTGGTGAATGTTCATGTTTCTGCCTTTCTAGAGTTTAATCTTTAATGGAGTCTTTATATTGTGTTCCCTCTTTCCTAAACAGAAAATGTAACTTCGTTAATGTCGTAAATCTTGAAAATGTTCTTCTGAGATGTCAATTCCAATTTGCTTTTCATTTTGGAACATCAAATTTTGTTGTGGTACAGGATCTATAAGCAGATAAATACTTGAagtgtttattttattaaaacaaaatACTGGAAAGACAAGCACTCCTAGGTTCCTTAACTTTCAGTGCATATCTGCTTAGAAGACAGCAATTCCCTAGTGTTTGCTATTGGCATTCATAtctatttctgttttggaacACATGAAGTCATTACCTATGATTTGTGCTTGTAGTGTTGCTTATGCACtctcttggattctcatggtAGATGTTGTTCATATCAATCTATTTATACTTAAAGTGGGGTAGCTCATGCTGGAATTATGAGGATCCGCCTAGCTTTTTTCCTTTGCTCCTTGTAGAACTCTGTCTTCCTTCCCCTTCAACTGATTCTTGTTTTACTTTGTGCTAGTTTAGCGTGTGTTTCTGCTAGCGTTTTGCATTTAATTCAGTGTAGTACACCTTCTAATATTGCAATTTTGGTAGGCTCTCCAGATGAATTGTTTTCTCATTTTCATGGGTATATAGCAATTAACTTACATATTCTTGGGGTTTTCTTAGGGTCAAATTGATCAATGTGTCGTTGATGCTGACCAATCCCTGGAAATAGCTCTCCTTAATTTCAATCAGGAGGCTGACAAGTATAAAGCAAGGATGCAGGTATTAAATGGTTATTGAGTTGGACCAGAGTATTCAGTTTGGAAGGATTTTGTTCTCATTCCATTATCTAAAATATTTAGGCTCTTAAAGTTCTTGCTCAAGCCATTGAGGACAATCCCACATCTGCAGTTCTTTGGATAGTTTACTTGCAAATTTTCTACAGTAATCAGAAGGCAATTGTAAAGGATGACTTGTTCCGATATGCGGTATGtatgtttcttttattttctataCAATGAAGAATTGGAAGTTCGAGACTCCTCAGTTGTGCCTTTTGGATTCAATGTTTGATATAACCGTGTCATTATTGAAAGATTTCTATGAGTTTTATATGAAAATAAAGGCGTGATGAGAGCAAAGGTATCTTATTTAGATAGAAGGTCTTCACAATATCAAAGTCTTCAGGATTTGATATTCACTACCATTTTTGCTAAATGGTCATAAACAAACTATTAACATTTAGTACTGTTTCTTttctgtctttctttttttgaataTATTCTTGTTCTTGCCCTATTTTCCCTGTCCCAGTTCCTGGATtactctttcttctctctttgttTCCTGTTGTTTATTCATGGTATTAAAAACAGAGGTGCATTATGACGACCTTAGTGATATTTATTAGTCTTGCTTGCAATCGTCCCTGTTCTTCATGGGGAAAAATATCACTTGTTCACCAAACTTCTGTTATTGTTGTCTAGGTTTCCAGTTTTGTGTTTATTTCAGTACCAGGAGTTTATGAACTGCTTTATTTGATTTCCAGGTTGAATACAACAAAGAATCTTATGAACTCTGGCTTTTATACATTAACAGTCGTGTACAGCTTGATGATCGGCTGGCTGCATATGATATTGCCCTATTGGCTCTTTCTCACCATACGTCTACTTCTGATGGAGATGCCATGCGCGCAAGCCATTGCACTTTGGATATATTTCTGCAGATGATGAATTTTTTGTGCATGTCTGGCAGTGCTGGTATGGCCCTTGAGAAGATCTCTGGGCTCTTTTTGTCCTCTAAGAAATCTGACAATAACCTTCAACTTTCTCTTCCTGATATTGTTACTTGCCTGACCATTTGTGACAAATTCATCTTCTGGATCTGTTGTGTGTATATACTTCTATATAAGAAATTGCCTGATGCTGTGGTACAGAAATTTGAATGTAGGAAAGAATGTTCTGCTATAGAGTGGCCTTCGGTTTCTTTAAGATCTGATGAGAAGCAACAAGCTGCTTCACTCTTGGAATTAGCTGTTGATTCACTAGCATTGTACATGGATCATGAATCACTTGAAAATGAAACAACTCTAAGGGCTGCACACCTGTTTGCTCTCAACCATGTTAGATGTGTATCGGTCCTGGAGGGCCTCGAATGCAGTAGAAATTTGCTTGGAAAATATATCAAGTTGTATCCGTCATGTTTAGAACTTGTTTTGATGTCAGCTCGGGCTGAATATGACTTGGGGGGCTCCAATTTTAATGGATTTGAGGAAGCTCTTAGAAACTGGCCGGATGAAGTTCCTGGCATTcattgtatttggaatcaatATGTTGGATGTGTCTTCCAGAGTGGGAAATTTGATTTTGTGAAGGACTTAATGGACCAATGGTTTCATTCTGTTCTGGAGGCAAGATATTCTGATTATGGAGTTTTGCAAGCTAAAGATGAGAAGTCAGATAGTTCACTGATGTCAATTTCAGTGTCAGATCTCCATGCTTGGTTTTTGAGTTGTGGTCAGAATGACACTGTGTTCGGGATGCTCAATCTTTCATTGTATAAATTACTGCAGAACAATCAATCCGAAGCTCAAGCTGCATTAGATCTGGCACTGAAGGCAGCTGCCGCTGATAATTACCAGCATTGTTTGAGAGAACTTGTCCCGTTTTTGCTTATAGGTAGTATCAGAGATAAGGGGGTGGTTCATCTCAAAGGCATATTGAACATTCTGAATGTTCATCTGGTTGATGTTCGAGCTTCACTTGGCGCAGAACCACTGTCGCGagatttcattcaaaaaatcaaGAAGCCTGTTGCCCGACAGCTTGTCAGCAAGTTGTTGAGTCCAGCTTCAGCTGACTTTTCTTTGATGAGCTTGGTTCTTGAAGTATGGTACGGTCTTACTCTGTTACCCCGTGTTTGTGATAAAGTGACGGATTTGGTGGACTTTGTGGAAGCCCTGATGGAGATTCTGCCTTCTAATTATTTGCTTGCATTTTCTGTCTGCAAAAAGCTTAGTTCCAATGCCACAAAGTGCTCTGCCAGTTTATCTTTCTGGGCAAGTTCACTCTTGGTAAATGCACTTTTTCATGCTGTTCCTATAGCACCAGAATATGCATGGGTGGAAGCAGCAGATGTTTTGCATGATTTGACGGACATTAAGTGTATACAGGAGAGTTTTCACAAGAAAGCTGTATCCGTATATCCGTTTTCCATCAAACTCTGGAAATCTTATCTCCGTTTATGCGAGACTGAAGGAAATGTGGGATCTGTTAAAAAAGctgccaaagaaaaaggaatcgAGCTGGACTAACAATATGTTCATGAAAGAATGTCAGGTTGGTTGCTTTGGCAATCAGCTGAAGCAAATTTTGGGGAAACGTGTATCTGTTACATTTAGGCAAACTTGCTAGATGATGATTGAGTAAACATAGTTGTGTAAATACTTGAACCGTCAGTATATGTGACATGTCGGTTTACAGGATAGTCGCCTGGTGCTCTGGAACTCATTCCTGTGCATCCATATTAGTTCTGTCTTCTCTTTTGTGAACGAGCTAGACTGGATCATATGCGGTTACCCAGTTTAGTTCTCATTACCAGTGTATCTTCGCATAAGAgttttgagttataaatatccaGTCATTTATAGTTTATGCACTCTGGTCAGAGCCCAGAGGAAGGAATTGAAGCTTGAGGAATTGAAGCTTGTGTGTTTTCTGGTGCAATGTTTTTTCATTTGCAATGAATGGACGGAGTGAGCAAGCATCTTGGTctgctttcatttgtttataCGCGGATCTTCGGAGGGTTAAATAGAAGGATGGTCAGGGTGACAAAAGTATGGAGCTAACGGAAGCTAAATACGTAAATACTTGCGGGAGAGGTAAAATATGAGCATTGTGCTTTGAGAATACATGAATTAGACTGGTACAGCCATGAATCTTATGCGGTAACTCTCTATTCCGCCTCTAGGTCAAACTCATATTCTCCGTGATTGTGATATCTTAtatttttttggtagaaacaTGTAGAAAGGTAAGGAAGCTATATGTCATAGTAAGATAAGAAGTTTCTGGTGAAATCAATGCGAAGTTGCTATTATAACGTGTTTGAGACCCGTACTTTTGACTCGGTGTAAGAATATAATTGCAACTCAAGAGTCATAGaaattattattaattataagTTTTTTTATGAAACAATTATTTATAAGTTGATGATAGTATCAAATCACAGTTGAGGCAGAGTCTTGACTCCTTGTAAGGATGCTTCTATAGAGTCCAATTAGCTAGGATGTAAGCTAAACCTTATTATGAAATGTAGAAGATTGTAATTCTCATTATGGTAGCTAATaaatactccctccctttttttttataactgatgtttaaggttttgcacaccaattaagaaaagtttttcattgcttaaatctgtatactactttccttttgtaccctcattaattgtccaattcaccTATGGAGGGGCAGATAATTACTAGGGTTGTTACAAAGAGAGAAGCAATAATTACTAGGAGTAATAATTAAGAACCATGTATTGGAAAAGAGAggtaaaagggtaaaattgtgaaaaaataattaatactgtatggggataataaaacgacagataaaagtacactagagtaaatttcttaaacgtcagttataaagaAGGGAGGGAGTATTAATTGTGAGAACTAAAAACTTGTTACGAGTATTCTCACACGCTTGCATTTTGCAAATTGGGACAATCAAGGTTCATTGATAActcaataaaaaatgaaaattttgaaaagctaTTAAAGAGAAACAAAAGTTGCTCAACAAAATTATCATGGAAAAAATAATGgcataaaaataaacaaaaaattacTCATGGAGAAAATGTTATATGTAAGTTGAAAACAAAGATAGCTTGAAATTATTGGCTTCAGTAGATATGATTCATATGCAAACCAATCCTATCAAAAAagtgtttatttttctttgaattGTTGTTTATCTTGTACAAGAAATTCTTGTTTTGCTCAATTTAATATAATGTTAAGTTATCCATCTTTCGTTATCTAGCAGTAATGCTCGATTTAAAATAAATCTATATCACTAATTTGTAGCATAACTTTTTTTTCAACATAAAACTTCTCAAAATAGAATTTATAATTAAATATTTCAACAGTTTTATTTTGGCTGAGCGACATATTTTGGCGTGGGCGACAATTAAGGTTAATCCTATGGTTGAATTTGAACCATTAGAATCtatattttgaagaaaagaattgaaatttaagTGTACATCAATTGTGATCCTATATTATTGTACTCCATATTACTATTTGCAATTCCAAAACTcgcacttaaaaaaaaaaaaaaaaaaaaactcaaaagacAGCCTTTTAAATTGTAAACCTCATTAAGGAGTAATTCTTCTATTATTATGATTTATTTTTGGTCGTCCGACAGGAGCAAACCTCTTCTTTTCTCAGTGCTTATACCCTAGTTGTCAATAAAACCTCAGCAGTTGGAGTATTTCGCAGAGCTTATATCCTTTTTCATGCTCATGAGAATCTTTCTTAGCTAGGGTTCTGGTTAGGCTTTCATCTGGTTGATAGAACTTCGTTAGAGTAGAAATGAATAATCTGAAGCTCTCATGGGAGCTACCGTCGAAGCTTCAATTACACTCGGAAGATGAAGTTGTCCAATTTGCAGCATTTGATATTGAACGCAACCGTATCTTCTTCGCCTCCTCGGCCAACTTCATATACACAACTCATATTCCATCTCCTCAAGTAATCTCTTTTTCCTCTGAATCGTTTTTCGTTTCAGTTTGTACTGTCTATCGTATTCTTCTTTTCGCTTTGGCGCGGAAGATTTGAATTATTgttgtaaaaaaaaagttttaaccTTGACAAATTGAGTAAAGAAAAAGGCTGGGCTTTAATTCAATTTGTGCTAATTGGCATGCATGAAAGTAGTAGCGATTAGATATGAAATCATTTACGCCTATTATCAATGATGGTTGTTACGGAGGGTTTGAACAATGGATTAGTAAATTCCAAAAAGTGGCTTGAGAGATAGGTCCCTGTAAATGATcaagattttgcaaaagaaCAAAGCTTCCCTACCCATTTAGAGGTCCGGAACCAAGCTGACCAATACAATTACGAGGACTAcgttctttatttctttttttttaacccccTAATAACTGATCAGTGCCATCTAAAAGGTCTTTGGCTGAATATTTACTCTTCCAGCTTGTTGTTTCGGTAGTTGTTACATGTGTATAAAGAGGAGTgtagacatacctgacatgtgGGATTTTGTGCCAGGATGAAGGAACATGGGGTTCAGCTTCATTATCTGCAGCAGCTGACTCTATTGATATGGAACCGGGAGATTACATTACTTCCATGGATTATCTGATGGAGAAGGAAGCACTGATAATTGGGACTTCGTATGGGCTTCTCTTGCTATATATTGTGGATGATGGTACCACAGAAGTGGTCGGGCGAGTGGAGGGTGGCATAAAGTGCATTTCGCCTAGTCCAGATGGAGATTTGCTTGGTGTCGTTACTGGCTTCGGTCAAATACTAGTGATGACGCATGATTGGGATGTGCTATATGAGATGGCACTGGATGATCATCCTGGGGATGTTGACGTACGTAAGGACTTCTTCCTATATTACTTGATCTTTTTTTACACTGCTAGCTCTTCATATCAAGTTGGTGTGGGTAATTAAGCCTTTTGATAATCTACCTTTTCTTTCAGATGAACCAGCTGTCTCCTCCAACTATTCTTGTGAGAGTCCCATTTCTTGGCGAGGTGATGGCAAATTCTTTGCAACCCTAAGCAAAGTGCATGATGCACTTCCCTTACGTAAAAAACTTAAAGTTTGGGAACGAGATTCAGGTGCACTTCACTCTGTCTCAGAACCAATGGGTTTCATGGGAGCAGTTTTGGACTGGATGCCCAGTGGCGCAAAAATTGCATCTGTTTATGATCGAAGGGAAGAAAAGAATTCCCCATCAATAGTTTTCTTTGAGAAGAATGGGTTGCAACGAAGCTCATTTGGTGTTAATGATAACACTGATGTAAAGGTAGACTCTTTGAAGTGGAATTGTAACTCTGAGCTTCTTGCATTTGTGGTTAGAGGTGAAGATCATGAGTCTATCAAGATTTGGTTCTTCAATAATAATCATTGGTATTTGAAACAAGAGATTAGATACTTAAAGCAGGATGGAGTTAAATTCATCTGGGATCCAACAAAGCCACTACAGTTGATAAGTTGGACTGTCGATGGCCAGATAATGATATACAATTTCATGTGGATCACAGCTGTCATGGATAACTCAACAGCATTTGTAATTGATGACTCCAAGATACTAGTCACCCCACTTTCTGTTTCTCTGATTCCCCCTCCTATGTATTTATTTAGTTTAAAATTTCCCAGTGCAGTTCGAAGTATGGCTTTCTTTTCTCACGGTTCTAAACATAATCTGGCCACATTTTTATCAGATGGCAGGTTGTGTATTGTAGAGCTTCCTGAAATAGATATGTGGGAGGAGCTAGAAGGCACTGAAGTCAGTGTTGAGGCTGCCTCATGTGATATTGGATTTGGATCTTTTACTCACCTGGCATGGTTGGACTCACATGTACTTCTTAGTGTTTCTCATTTTACCGTTAATCAGATTAATTGCTCATTAGGAAACTTTTCTAGCAAGGATGGGCTGCCTGCCTATTACCTGCAAGAAATTCAGGTCATGTGTTCTGAAGATCATAAACCTGGTCCTGTAACATCCACAGGCTGGCAAGCTAAAATTTCCAACCAAATTTCTGTTGAAGAACGGGTAATTGGAATAATCCCTGGCCCACTAAATAGATGTTCAGCATATATTCAGTTTGATGGTGGAAAAATAGTCCAATATTTGTCGAAGTTAGGGGGCAACAGAGTGGTTCCTCTTCAGAAATGTGATGACATGTGTTTCTCATCATCATGCCCATGGATGACTTTGGCTCTTGCTGAGGGGTTCGTGTCACAGAAGGCTTTACTTTTTGGACTTGATGACAATGGAAGGCTTCAAGTCGGTCGAAGGATATTATGTGACAACTGCAgcagtttctcattttattcgaATGCCACAGACCAATCAATAGCACATTTGATTCTTTCAACTAAACAGGATCTGCTATTTATTGTAGACATTGCTGATATTCAAAATGAACAACTGGCTGTTAAATATGGGAATTTCCTACCTGCTTTCAAGACTAGAACTGGAGATGATGGAAGAAACTATATAAACATATGGGAAAGAGGTGCTAGGGTTATAGGTGTGCTACATGGAGATGAGTCTGCTGTCGTTATTCAAACAATTCGTGGAAATCTTGAATGTGTCTACCCAAGGAAACTGGTTCTGGCCTCAATCATCAATGCCTTGGTCCAGGGGCGCTTTAGAGATGCGCTATACATGATACGGCGACATAGGATAGACTTTAATGTTATTGTTGACCACTGTGGTTTGAAAGCCTTTATTCAGTCAGCTCCAGAATTTGTGAAACAGGTGAGCAACTTGAGCTATATAACTGAGTTTGTTTGTGCTATCACAAATGGAAATGTGATGGAGACGTTGTATAAGGATTACATATTGCTACCTTGTCAAAAGGAGTTGAACACTGTAAAATCTGGATATGCTGACAATTCTGATAGTAACAGCAAGATTTCTGCTGTCTTGTTGGCGATAAGAAAGGCCCTGGAGGAGCAAATAGTGGAAAGTCCTTCAAGGGAACTTTGCATTTTGACTACATTGGCTCAAAGCCAACCTCCAGCTCTTGAGGAGGCTTTGACAAGGATAAAATTTGTCCGACAAATGGAGCTATCAGGTTCTGATGGTCCAGGACGGAACAATTATCCTTCTGCTGAGGAATCTTTAAAGCATCTGTTGTGGTTGTCTGATCCAGAAGCAGTTTTTGAAGCTGCTTTAGGAATTTATGATTTGAAACTAGGAGCTATGGTTGCATTAAACTCACAGAAGGATCCAAAAgaatttcttccatttcttcaagaatTAGAACGTATGCCAGCTGCATTAATGCAATATAATATTGACCTTAGACTGCAAAGGTATGAAAATGCTTTGCGACATCTTGTTTCAGCTGGAGATGGTTATTATGAAGATTGCATGAGGCTCATGAGAAGTTATCCTCAGCTCTTCCCCTTGGGTCTGAAACTCATCAGCGATCCTGTTAAAAAAGCACAAATTCTTGATGCATGGGGAGATCATTTGAGTTCAATGAAATCCTTTGAAGATGCTGCTGTCACTTACTTGTGTTGTTCTTCTTTGGAAAAAGCTCTGAAAGCTTATCGTTCTTCTGGTAATTGGAGAGGAGTTCTTACAGTTGCTGGGCTGATCAAATCTGGGAAGGAGGAAGTAATACAGCTGGCATATGAACTCTGCGAGGAGCTCCAGGCACTTGGTAAACCAGGAGATGCTGCCACAATAGCCTTGGAGTACTGTGGTGATGTCAAGGCAGGTATTGATCTTTTGGTTAGTGCAAGGGATTGGGAGGAGGCTCTGAGGATTGCCTTCCTTCACTTGAGGGATG containing:
- the LOC113725508 gene encoding elongator complex protein 1 isoform X3 gives rise to the protein MGFMGAVLDWMPSGAKIASVYDRREEKNSPSIVFFEKNGLQRSSFGVNDNTDVKVDSLKWNCNSELLAFVVRGEDHESIKIWFFNNNHWYLKQEIRYLKQDGVKFIWDPTKPLQLISWTVDGQIMIYNFMWITAVMDNSTAFVIDDSKILVTPLSVSLIPPPMYLFSLKFPSAVRSMAFFSHGSKHNLATFLSDGRLCIVELPEIDMWEELEGTEVSVEAASCDIGFGSFTHLAWLDSHVLLSVSHFTVNQINCSLGNFSSKDGLPAYYLQEIQVMCSEDHKPGPVTSTGWQAKISNQISVEERVIGIIPGPLNRCSAYIQFDGGKIVQYLSKLGGNRVVPLQKCDDMCFSSSCPWMTLALAEGFVSQKALLFGLDDNGRLQVGRRILCDNCSSFSFYSNATDQSIAHLILSTKQDLLFIVDIADIQNEQLAVKYGNFLPAFKTRTGDDGRNYINIWERGARVIGVLHGDESAVVIQTIRGNLECVYPRKLVLASIINALVQGRFRDALYMIRRHRIDFNVIVDHCGLKAFIQSAPEFVKQVSNLSYITEFVCAITNGNVMETLYKDYILLPCQKELNTVKSGYADNSDSNSKISAVLLAIRKALEEQIVESPSRELCILTTLAQSQPPALEEALTRIKFVRQMELSGSDGPGRNNYPSAEESLKHLLWLSDPEAVFEAALGIYDLKLGAMVALNSQKDPKEFLPFLQELERMPAALMQYNIDLRLQRYENALRHLVSAGDGYYEDCMRLMRSYPQLFPLGLKLISDPVKKAQILDAWGDHLSSMKSFEDAAVTYLCCSSLEKALKAYRSSGNWRGVLTVAGLIKSGKEEVIQLAYELCEELQALGKPGDAATIALEYCGDVKAGIDLLVSARDWEEALRIAFLHLRDDLVSEVKIACLECANLLIGEYEEGLEKVGKYVARYLAVRQRRLFLAAKLRSDEQSVAELDDETASEVSSSFSGMSAYTTGTRRGSAASISSTSTKGRGRQRNKGKIRAGSPGEEMALVEHLNGMALATGAKHEIKSLLMSLLMLGEEDLARKLQRACENFQLSQMAAVKLAEDAMLTDSMDDYVYSLEHYIQKVRKEVHNLEAFSWQSRVLV